A part of Lacerta agilis isolate rLacAgi1 chromosome 7, rLacAgi1.pri, whole genome shotgun sequence genomic DNA contains:
- the GPR20 gene encoding G-protein coupled receptor 20 gives MASSNDSTASSNYTTYSLFNKFVHLDGELSDTFYTLWIVLVVINAIIFLVGVVLNSLALYVFCFRTKTKTTSVIYTINLIITDLLVGFSLPIRIIMHYSARNCQRCALVHIFTYFVNMYCSILFLTCICIDRYLAIVQVEASRRWRNPNYAKGICIFIWVFATVVTFSILTMAMQFSECCIAQILPLMVCEYFFPLVIITFFTTRIMCALSKPTLMHQSRERRMRAVQLLITVLIIFMICFTPFHVRQLAISINPAMPNDISLIVYHVTVTLSSLNSCMDPIVYCFVTNNFQSTMKNIFRKSEPEQTSGDIISVNKCSGSNAIMAFSNAVGTPLALPSPNSTASS, from the coding sequence ATGGCTTCCTCCAATGACTCCACAGCGTCGTCCAATTACACCACTTACAGCCTGTTCAACAAATTTGTCCACCTCGATGGAGAACTGTCGGACACGTTTTATACCCTGTGGATAGTGCTGGTGGTGATCAACGCCATCATTTTCCTGGTGGGCGTGGTGTTGAACTCTCTGGCTCTCTACGTCTTTTGCTTCCGCACCAAGACGAAAACCACCTCGGTGATCTACACCATCAACCTGATCATCACCGACTTGCTGGTGGGCTTCTCCTTGCCCATCCGGATCATTATGCACTATAGCGCCAGGAACTGCCAGAGGTGTGCCCTCGTCCACATCTTCACCTACTTCGTCAACATGTATTGCAGCATCCTCTTCCTCACCTGCATCTGCATCGACCGGTACCTGGCCATTGTCCAGGTGGAAGCCTCCCGCCGGTGGAGGAACCCCAACTACGCCAAAGGCATCTGCATTTTCATCTGGGTCTTTGCCACGGTGGTCACCTTCTCCATCCTCACCATGGCCATGCAGTTCTCGGAGTGCTGCATCGCCCAGATCTTGCCCCTGATGGTCTGCGAGTACTTCTTCCCCCTTGTCATCATCACCTTCTTCACCACCAGGATCATGTGCGCCCTTTCCAAGCCGACGCTCATGCACCAGAGCCGCGAGAGGCGGATGAGGGCAGTGCAGCTCCTCATCACGGTCCTCATCATCTTCATGATCTGCTTCACTCCCTTCCACGTGCGCCAGCTGGCCATCTCCATCAACCCGGCCATGCCCAATGACATCAGCTTGATCGTTTACCACGTGACCGTCACCTTGAGCAGCCTCAACAGCTGCATGGACCCCATCGTCTACTGCTTTGTCACCAACAACTTCCAGTCAACCATGAAGAACATCTTCAGGAAGTCTGAGCCTGAGCAGACCAGTGGAGACATCATCAGCGTCAACAAGTGCTCGGGCTCAAATGCCATTATGGCCTTCTCAAATGCTGTAGGGACCCCTTTGGCCCTGCCCTCACCAAACAGTACAGCAAGCTCCTAA